In Bombus fervidus isolate BK054 chromosome 13, iyBomFerv1, whole genome shotgun sequence, a single genomic region encodes these proteins:
- the Cag gene encoding cag translates to MSGKRKKVTVTIAKKLKALYRIDKGEPLRSIAIHLGVGISTVSDWKKNRKEIEDFCAKMVSRDSLGNRGTIKKGKNVTLDDALYMWYIQELENGIPMSGPILRRKALTLNKKLGGDPTFTASVGWLGRWKARHGIKLTLCSQSLLEDAVTNDNSGRLLLEDDILSARLSTQDEDDIQDSFIDRCHQEEIDVNHLEATTMLEKLITYFEQQNDTLENDIMTLKHLHNRVSKKYLLTLKQKTTVL, encoded by the coding sequence ATGTCaggtaaaaggaaaaaagtgaCTGTAACCATAGCAAAGAAGCTGAaagctttgtacaggattgATAAAGGTGAGCCATTGAGAAGTATAGCTATTCATTTAGGAGTAGGAATATCTACTGTTTCTGATTggaaaaaaaacagaaaggagaTTGAAGATTTTTGTGCCAAGATGGTTTCTAGGGATAGCTTAGGCAACAGAGGaacaattaaaaaaggaaagaatgtAACACTGGATGATGCACTGTATATGTGGTATATTCAAGAACTTGAAAATGGTATTCCTATGTCAGGACCTATCCTTAGAAGAAAAGCTCTGACTCTTAATAAAAAGTTAGGTGGTGATCCTACTTTCACAGCAAGTGTAGGATGGTTAGGAAGATGGAAAGCCCGACATGGTATAAAACTGACCCTTTGCAGTCAAAGTTTACTGGAGGATGCTGTCACTAATGACAACTCAGGTcgattattattagaagatgatatTTTGAGTGCGCGTTTATCCACTCAAGATGAAGATGACATCCAAGACTCTTTTATTGATAGATGTCATCAAGAAGAAATAGATGTCAACCACCTAGAGGCAACAACAATGCTAGAAAAATTGATAACTTATTTTGAACAGCAAAATGACACCTTAGAGAATGATATAATGACTCTAAAACATTTACACAATCGTgtatcaaaaaaatatttgctgaCTCTAAAACAGAAAACTACtgttttgtaa
- the Yod1 gene encoding yod1 deubiquitinase has product MMAGCVLKVKTKSGQKVVNGLLPQDKLSKLRSKLVEITGIPAEALHVLCGFPPRPINLNDETGSLEACGIISGDTLIVEEKPPLYNGKQNSEDIGRSHIVDEKGFTNTPGVLMKKVVPADNSCLFTSVGYVLNGKVDPSCAGFMREIIANAVASDPVEYSEAFLGRPNPEYCKWILKPESWGGAIELSILSKFYGLEIAVIDSINAIINRFGEDQHYAQRVFLIFDGIHYDPLYLEPLDGGSIQTIFPTEDEKILFEAAELAKEVKSSRQFTDIQKFMLICNDCKVKLNGQTEARQHAKETGHMNFGEVAV; this is encoded by the exons ATGATGGCCGGATGTGTATTGAAagttaaaacgaaatcgggTCAAAAGGTCGTGAATGGATTGCTCCCGCAGGATAAGTTAAGCAAATTACGATCAAAATTAGTTGAGATAACAGGAATACCGGCTGAAGCGCTTCACGTTCTTTGTGGTTTTCCACCGAGGCCAATTAATCTGAACGACGAGACGGGCTCTCTCGAAGCTTGTGGCATCATTTCTGGGGACACCTTGATTGTCGAGGAGAAACCACCACTTTACAATGGGAAGCAGAACTCCGAAGATATCGGTCGATCTCATATCGTCGATGAAAAGGGTTTCACGAATACGCCTGGTGTACTAATGAAAAAGGTCGTACCAGCAGATAATTCCTGCTTATTTACCAGCGTTGGTTATGTTCTCAATG GCAAAGTTGATCCTAGCTGCGCAGGCTTTATGAGAGAGATCATAGCGAATGCTGTAGCATCAGATCCTGTGGAGTATTCGGAAGCTTTCTTAGGCAGACCAAATCCTGAATATTGTAAATGGATTTTAAAACCAGAATCATGGGGTGGTGCCATTGAATTGTCAATATTATCCAAATTTTATGGATTAGAAATAGCAGTAATAGATAGTATTAATGCTATAATTAATAGATTTGGAGAAGATCAACATTATGCTCAAAGAGTTTTCTTGATATTTGATGGAATCCATTATGATCCTTTATATTTGGAGCCACTCGAT GGTGGCAGCattcaaacaatttttcccACAGAGGATGAGAAGATATTATTCGAAGCAGCTGAACTCGCGAAAGAAGTAAAATCTAGTCGTCAATTCACAGACATTCAAAAGTTTATGTTAATATGTAATGATTGTAAGGTCAAACTAAATGGTCAAACGGAGGCTCGGCAACACGCCAAGGAGACAGGTCACATGAATTTCGGCGAGGTAGCCGTCTAG